One genomic region from Neisseria weaveri encodes:
- the rsmI gene encoding 16S rRNA (cytidine(1402)-2'-O)-methyltransferase: MMQKHYQKACEGISAQTLYVVATPIGNLADITLRALAVLGRADMVCAEDTRVTAQLLSAYGMQAKLVSVREHNEQQMADKVIAALAEGMVVAQVSDAGTPAVCDPGAKLAARVREAGYTVVPVVGASAVMGALSVAGVAEPEFYFNGFLPSKPGERRKLLAEWEKAAYPVVMFETPHRIEVALADMAEMYPERKLVLAREITKTFETFLSGTVAEVRERVGADSNQSRGEMVLVLHPAKVEKNVGLSEKAEQVMKVLSAELPTKQAADLAAKITGENKKALYDLALEWKKQ, encoded by the coding sequence ATGATGCAGAAACATTATCAGAAAGCCTGCGAGGGTATCTCAGCGCAAACATTATACGTGGTTGCCACGCCCATCGGCAATTTGGCCGATATTACCCTGCGCGCGTTGGCGGTATTGGGCCGAGCCGATATGGTGTGTGCGGAAGATACGCGTGTAACGGCGCAGTTGTTGAGCGCATACGGCATGCAGGCCAAGCTGGTCAGCGTGCGCGAACACAACGAGCAGCAGATGGCGGACAAAGTGATTGCCGCATTGGCCGAAGGTATGGTGGTGGCGCAAGTGTCTGATGCGGGTACGCCGGCGGTGTGCGATCCGGGTGCGAAGTTGGCGGCAAGGGTGCGTGAGGCCGGTTATACCGTGGTGCCGGTGGTCGGAGCGAGTGCGGTGATGGGGGCGTTGAGTGTGGCCGGAGTGGCGGAGCCGGAATTTTACTTTAACGGCTTTTTGCCTTCGAAGCCGGGTGAGCGCCGCAAGCTGTTGGCGGAATGGGAAAAAGCGGCGTATCCGGTGGTCATGTTTGAAACGCCGCATCGCATCGAAGTGGCTTTAGCCGATATGGCCGAAATGTATCCTGAACGAAAGCTGGTGTTGGCCAGAGAAATAACCAAAACTTTTGAAACGTTTTTAAGCGGTACGGTGGCGGAAGTGCGGGAGAGGGTCGGGGCGGACAGCAACCAGAGTCGGGGCGAGATGGTATTGGTTTTGCATCCGGCCAAAGTGGAAAAAAATGTCGGGCTTTCCGAGAAGGCGGAGCAGGTGATGAAGGTATTGTCAGCCGAGTTGCCGACCAAGCAGGCGGCGGATTTGGCGGCGAAAATTACCGGAGAAAACAAAAAAGCCTTATACGATTTGGCTTTGGAATGGAAAAAGCAATAA